A stretch of the Panicum virgatum strain AP13 chromosome 9N, P.virgatum_v5, whole genome shotgun sequence genome encodes the following:
- the LOC120688624 gene encoding pentatricopeptide repeat-containing protein At4g31850, chloroplastic-like — MELCCSGVLSGAGGGATRAPPPRNPRTGSVRAPSTGLLVAPPNPRRSGRASCRQSAPPAPPRDERRAAATESIVHMLRSAPGPAEALELFTAAARQPTAVHTTESCNYMLELMRAHGRVGEMAQVFDLMQRQIVKTNVGTFATIFSGVGVEGGLQSAPVALPVMREAGMSLNAYTYNGLIYFLVKSGFDREAMEVYKVMVEDGIVPSVRTYSVLMVAFGKKRDVDMVLWLLSEMEARGVKPNVYSYTICIRVLGHAARFDEAYRILGKMEDAGCKPDVVTHTVLIQIFCDAGRLSDAKDVFWKMKASDQKPDRVTYITLLDKCGDSGDPQSVIEIWNAMETDGYNDNIVAYTAVVDALCQVGRVDEAFSVFEEMKQKGISPEQYSYNSLISGFLKADMFDRALELLNHMNVHGPSPNGYTHVLFINYYGKSGQSLKAIQKYEHMKSKGIVPDVVAGNAVLYSLARSGRLGMAKRVFYELKAMGVSPDTITYTMMIKCCSKASKVDEAVKIFSEMVENGCVPDVLAVNSLIDTLYKGGRGNEAWQIFHQLKEMKIEPTDGTYNTLLSGLGREGKVKEVMHMLEEMSSSIYLPNLITYNTVLDCLCKNGEVNYAIDMLYSMTAKGCTPDLSSYNTVMYGLVKEGRFEEAFRFFCQMKKVLAPDYATLCTILPSFVKNGLMKEALHAVKEYIFKPDSNMDKSSFHSLMEGILKKAGVEKSIEFAENIASRGILLNDFFLCPLIRHLCKHKKALEAHELSQKFKSLGVSLKTSSYNSLIRGLVDENLIDVAEGLFAEMKSLGCGPDEFTYNLILDAMGKSTRIEEMLKVQEEMHRKGFESTYVTYNTIISGLVKSKRLDQAIDLYYNLVSDGFSPTPWTYGPLLDGLLKTGKIEEAENLFNEMLEYGCKPNCTIYNILLNGHRIAGNTENVCQLFEKMVEQGINPDIKSYTVLIDTLCTAGRLNDGLSYFRQLVELGLEPDLITYNLLIDGLGKSERIEEAISLFNEMKKKGVAANLYTYNSLILHLGKAGKAAEASQMYEELLMKGWKPNVFTYNALIRGYSVSGSTENAYAAYGRMIVGGCQPNSSTYMQLPNQL; from the coding sequence ATGGAACTCTGCTGCTCGGGCGTCctcagcggcgccggcggtggcgccacgcgagcgccgccgccgaggaaccCAAGGACCGGGAGCGTGAGGGCTCCGTCCACCGGGCTCCTCGTGGCCCCGCCGAACCCGCGGCGAAGCGGCCGCGCCAGCTGCCGCCAGTcggccccgcccgcgccgcccagggacgagcgccgcgccgctgccacgGAGAGCATCGTCCACATGCTGCGGTCGGCGCCCGGCCCCGCCGAGGCCCTGGAGCTcttcacggcggcggcgcggcagcccaCGGCGGTTCACACCACGGAGTCATGCAACTACATGCTGGAGCTGATGCGCGCCCACGGCCGCGTCGGGGAAATGGCGCAGGTGTTCGACCTAATGCAGAGGCAGATCGTCAAGACCAACGTCGGCACCTTCGCCACCATCTtcagcggcgtcggcgtcgagggCGGCCTTCAGAGTGCGCCGGTGGCATTGCCGGTGATGAGGGAGGCTGGGATGTCCCTGAACGCCTACACGTACAATGGCTTGATTTATTTCCTCGTCAAGTCCGGCTTTGACAGAGAGGCCATGGAGGTCTATAAGGTGATGGTGGAGGACGGTATCGTGCCTAGCGTGAGGACCTACTCTGTGCTGATGGTGGCATTCGGGAAGAAGAGGGATGTGGACATGGTTCTCTGGCTATTGAGCGAGATGGAGGCTCGCGGCGTCAAGCCAAATGTGTACAGCTACACCATCTGCATTCGGGTTCTTGGGCATGCTGCAAGGTTTGATGAGGCGTATCGGATTCTTGGGAAGATGGAGGATGCAGGGTGCAAACCGGATGTTGTTACGCATACTGTGCTGATACAGATTTTCTGTGATGCTGGTCGGCTCAGTGATGCCAAAGATGTGTTTTGGAAGATGAAAGCTAGTGATCAGAAACCTGATCGCGTCACTTACATTACTCTTTTAGACAAGTGTGGTGACAGTGGTGACCCCCAATCTGTGATAGAAATTTGGAATGCAATGGAAACTGACGGGTATAATGACAATATTGTTGCTTATACTGCAGTTGTGGATGCATTgtgccaagttgggagggttgATGAAGCTTTTTCTGTTTTTGAGGAGATGAAGCAAAAGGGTATATCGCCTGAACAGTATTCATATAACTCCTTAATATCTGGGTTTCTGAAAGCTGATATGTTTGACCGTGCCCTGGAGCTCTTGAACCATATGAATGTTCATGGCCCTAGTCCAAATGGCTACACACATGTGCTTTTCATTAATTACTATGGAAAATCTGGTCAATCTCTGAAAGCAATTCAAAAGTACGAACACATGAAAAGCAAAGGGATTGTTCCAGATGTTGTTGCTGGCAATGCTGTTTTGTATAGCCTTGCTAGATCTGGCAGACTTGGAATGGCGAAAAGGGTCTTTTATGAATTAAAAGCCATGGGAGTTTCTCCAGACACTATCACTTACACAATGATGATAAAATGTTGCAGCAAGGCATCAAAGGTTGATGAAGCTGTGAAGATTTTTTCTGAAATGGTGGAAAATGGATGTGTTCCTGATGTACTTGCAGTGAATTCTTTGATTGATACGCTCTACAAGGGAGGCAGGGGAAATGAAGCGTGGCAAATTTTCCATCAATTGAAAGAAATGAAAATTGAGCCCACTGATGGTACGTACAACACACTTTTGTCAGGATTAGGAAGAGAAGGCAAAGTAAAGGAGGTAATGCATATGCTCGAAGAGATGAGCTCTAGCATTTACCTGCCTAATTTAATTACATATAACACAGTTCTAGATTGTCTCTGCAAAAATGGAGAGGTGAACTATGCAATAGATATGTTGTACAGTATGACTGCAAAAGGCTGCACACCTGACCTTTCATCTTATAACACTGTCATGTATGGCCTTGTTAAAGAGGGCAGATTTGAAGAGGCATTCAGATTTTTTTGTCAAATGAAGAAGGTTCTTGCTCCAGATTATGCAACATTATGTACTATCCTCCCAAGTTTTGTGAAAAATGGATTAATGAAGGAAGCTCTGCATGCTGTTAAGGAATATATTTTTAAGCCTGATTCTAATATGGATAAGTCGTCATTCCATTCACTTATGGAAGGGATACTGAAGAAGGCTGGTGTGGAAAAGTCAATCGAGTTTGCCGAAAATATAGCATCAAGGGGAATTCTCCTTAATGATTTCTTTTTATGCCCATTGATTAGGCATCTCTGTAAGCACAAGAAAGCTCTTGAAGCACATGAACTCTCCCAAAAGTTCAAGAGTCTTGGAGTTTCACTAAAAACTAGCTCATATAATTCTCTTATCCGTGGTCTTGTGGATGAAAACCTGATTGATGTCGCTGAAGGCTTGTTCGCTGAAATGAAAAGCCTAGGATGTGGCCCAGATGAGTTCActtacaatttgattcttgatGCCATGGGGAAGTCGACGCGGATTGAGGAAATGTTAAAAGTCCAAGAGGAGATGCATCGCAAGGGATTTGAATCAACTTATGTTACTTATAACACAATCATTTCAGGTCTTGTAAAATCAAAGAGGTTGGACCAGGCTATAGACTTGTACTACAATCTGGTGAGCGACGGCTTCTCCCCAACACCGTGGACATATGGTCCTCTTCTTGATGGGTTGTTAAAAACTGGGAAGATAGAAGAGGCAGAAAATCTTTTCAACGAGATGCTAGAGTACGGCTGCAAACCTAATTGCACCATCTACAATATTCTACTGAATGGACATCGAATAGCTGGTAACACAGAAAATGTTTGTCAGCTCTTTGAGAAGATGGTTGAGCAGGGAATAAACCCAGATATAAAATCCTATACAGTTCTTATCGACACCCTATGTACAGCAGGAAGATTAAACGACGGGTTGTCTTATTTTAGACAATTAGTGGAATTAGGACTTGAGCCTGATCTTATCACTTATAATTTGCTGATTGATGGCCTTGGCAAATCTGAAAGAATAGAGGaagcaatctctctcttcaatGAGATGAAGAAAAAAGGAGTTGCTGCGAACTTGTACACATACAATTCACTGATTCTCCACTTAGGGAAAGCAGGGAAGGCTGCTGAAGCTAGTCAAATGTATGAAGAACTGCTGATGAAAGGATGGAAACCTAACGTTTTCACATATAATGCCCTTATCAGGGGTTACAGTGTTTCTGGCAGTACTGAGAATGCATATGCGGCCTATGGCCGGATGATTGTTGGAGGGTGCCAACCTAATTCGAGCACTTACATGCAACTTCCAAATCAGTTGTGA
- the LOC120690598 gene encoding putative pentatricopeptide repeat-containing protein At3g01580 isoform X2 translates to MLAIRGLSKTAAARTDKIAALKLCRRLLGFVAGANSGDVTLGSEILIRYAGLGILPMTSLCFQGFLNNDLAQWSSAMVDIFRAGYAEEVIHLYRGLKLRQIGLDEKTITFGLKSCTELRNLLLGKGMHADSLKLGLSRDKFVGSSLVGLYSKLARMADSHKVFEEILDKDIVSYTSMITGYSENMDSTSWNAFEIASDMLQSNLEVNRVTLVSLLQVAGNLRAIREGKSVHCYSIRRGIGVSDEVLETSLVHMYTRCGAYQLASTVLKNSMQAVASWNALLAGLVQTGQSGNAVHHFSVMLHEHKAIPDSVTYANVISACAELHNSGCAASVHAYLIRRSIPLDVVLATALIEVYFKCTRIMRSRHLFDQLMVKDVVSYNAMIYGYLQSGMANEAITLLKEMMVQCVAPNSVTVLSLLAAIADHKDLVRGRWIHGFAIRHGFCSDVDIANQIIRMYSFCGKIAAARIVFALLEKKILISWTAMMMGCLFCGHGSETVRLLQLMQQHGVKPDSVTLMAAAQAASELGHLKGVKQIQCFVYRALLEKDTKTANSIITAYAKCGRLDLSVGLFLSLENRDLDSWNALISAYGMHGFYIKVLEMFKLMEEGNINPDGLTFSSVLSACSHAGLVKEGLRIFQSMTSMYSVLPQEEHYGCIVDLLSRAGHLEEAYKLIKLSTLNDRSSVLCALLSACRTHGNTILGQIISDELLELEQNPGTYALISEVFAQKGQWNKSATIRNIANKSGLRKLPGSSFIESVEKANNLR, encoded by the exons ATGCTAGCAATAAGAGGTTTATCCAAGACTGCTGCTGCAAGGACCGACAAAATTGCGGCGCTTAAGCTGTGCAGGAGGTTATTGGGATTTGTTGCTGGTGCAAATTCTGG GGATGTTACTCTTGGTTCTGAAATTCTGATTCGTTACGCCGGTCTAGGCATCCTGCCCATGACAAGCCTTTGTTTCCAAGGCTTTTTAAACAATGATCTTGCCCAGTGGAGTTCAGCCATGGTTGACATTTTTAGAGCTGGTTATGCAGAGGAAGTTATTCATTTGTACAGGGGATTGAAGCTGCGTCAGATTGGCTTGGATGAAAAAACTATTACTTTTGGGTTGAAAAGCTGCACTGAGCTCCGAAATTTGTTATTGGGTAAAGGAATGCATGCAGACTCACTGAAGCTTGGCCTCAGTAGGGATAAATTTGTTGGTTCTTCTCTTGTTGGGTTATACTCTAAGCTTGCCAGGATGGCTGATTCGCATAAGGTGTTTGAAGAGATTTTGGACAAGGATATTGTTTCTTACACCTCGATGATCACTGGTTATTCTGAAAATATGGATTCTACTTCTTGGAATGCATTTGAAATTGCCAGTGACATGCTGCAGAGCAACTTGGAAGTAAACCGTGTGACTCTGGTTAGCTTACTGCAAGTTGCTGGTAATTTGAGAGCAATTAGAGAAGGCAAATCAGTACATTGCTATTCCATAAGGAGGGGAATTGGTGTCTCAGATGAAGTTCTAGAGACCAGCCTTGTTCACATGTACACTCGATGTGGAGCTTACCAATTAGCATCTACTGTCTTGAAGAATTCGATGCAAGCTGTGGCTTCCTGGAATGCGTTGCTTGCTGGTCTTGTTCAAACCGGACAGAGTGGAAATGCAGTCCACCATTTCTCTGTCATGCTGCATGAGCATAAGGCAATTCCAGATTCTGTAACCTATGCAAATGTAATTTCTGCATGTGCTGAGCTACACAATTCTGGCTGTGCTGCCAGTGTTCATGCCTATCTAATTAGAAGATCCATTCCTCTAGATGTAGTTTTGGCCACAGCCCTTATCGAGGTATACTTCAAATGCACTAGAATTATGAGATCCAGGCATCTCTTCGATCAATTGATGGTTAAAGATGTTGTCTCCTATAACGCTATGATCTATGGTTATCTCCAAAGTGGCATGGCCAATGAAGCCATTACATTACTTAAAGAAATGATGGTACAATGTGTTGCACCGAATTCTGTGACTGTTCTTAGTCTGCTTGCAGCTATTGCTGATCACAAGGATCTTGTTAGAGGGAGGTGGATTCACGGATTTGCAATTAGGCATGGATTTTGTTCAGATGTTGACATTGCAAATCAAATTATACGTATGTATTCTTTCTGTGGAAAGATTGCAGCAGCAAGGATTGTATTTGCTTTGTTGGAAAAGAAAATTTTGATTTCATGGACAGCCATGATGATGGGATGCTTATTCTGTGGACATGGTAGTGAAACAGTTCgattattgcaattaatgcagcaaCATGGTGTGAAGCCTGATTCTGTCACTCTTATGGCTGCAGCTCAGGCTGCTTCTGAGCTTGGACATTTGAAAGGTGTAAAACAAATTCAATGTTTTGTCTACCGTGCCTTGTTGGAGAAAGATACAAAGACCGCAAATTCTATAAtaactgcatatgccaaatgtGGAAGGTTGGATTTATCTGTAGGTTTGTTCTTAAGTTTGGAAAACAGAGACCTAGATTCATGGAATGCTTTGATCAGTGCTTACGGGATGCATGGGTTTTATATTAAGGTGCTTGAAATGTTTAAGCTAATGGAAGAAGGAAACATTAATCCTGATGGGTTAACATTTTCCTCAGTGCTTTCTGCATGCAGTCATGCTGGACTAGTTAAGGAGGGTTTGCGTATTTTTCAGTCGATGACCTCTATGTATTCAGTTCTTCCACAGGAAGAGCATTATGGTTGCATTGTTGACTTACTGAGTCGAGCAGGGCATCTCGAAGAAGCATACAAGCTCATAAAGTTATCTACCTTAAATGACAGATCTAGTGTACTTTGTGCTTTGCTCTCTGCATGCAGAACTCATGGAAATACAATACTTGGACAGATTATTAGCGATGAGCTCCTTGAGCTCGAACAGAATCCAGGTACTTATGCTTTGATTTCAGAAGTATTTGCTCAGAAAGGACAATGGAATAAATCAGCTACTATAAGGAATATAGCAAACAAAAGTGGGTTGAGAAAACTTCCTGGTTCTAGTTTCATTGAATCAGTGGAGAAAGCTAACAATCTGCGTTAA
- the LOC120690598 gene encoding pentatricopeptide repeat-containing protein At4g21300-like isoform X1 → MLAIRGLSKTAAARTDKIAALKLCRRLLGFVAGANSGYSRPSYVVKFAVLFQNCADVRSLKKLHARVLTLGLGRDVTLGSEILIRYAGLGILPMTSLCFQGFLNNDLAQWSSAMVDIFRAGYAEEVIHLYRGLKLRQIGLDEKTITFGLKSCTELRNLLLGKGMHADSLKLGLSRDKFVGSSLVGLYSKLARMADSHKVFEEILDKDIVSYTSMITGYSENMDSTSWNAFEIASDMLQSNLEVNRVTLVSLLQVAGNLRAIREGKSVHCYSIRRGIGVSDEVLETSLVHMYTRCGAYQLASTVLKNSMQAVASWNALLAGLVQTGQSGNAVHHFSVMLHEHKAIPDSVTYANVISACAELHNSGCAASVHAYLIRRSIPLDVVLATALIEVYFKCTRIMRSRHLFDQLMVKDVVSYNAMIYGYLQSGMANEAITLLKEMMVQCVAPNSVTVLSLLAAIADHKDLVRGRWIHGFAIRHGFCSDVDIANQIIRMYSFCGKIAAARIVFALLEKKILISWTAMMMGCLFCGHGSETVRLLQLMQQHGVKPDSVTLMAAAQAASELGHLKGVKQIQCFVYRALLEKDTKTANSIITAYAKCGRLDLSVGLFLSLENRDLDSWNALISAYGMHGFYIKVLEMFKLMEEGNINPDGLTFSSVLSACSHAGLVKEGLRIFQSMTSMYSVLPQEEHYGCIVDLLSRAGHLEEAYKLIKLSTLNDRSSVLCALLSACRTHGNTILGQIISDELLELEQNPGTYALISEVFAQKGQWNKSATIRNIANKSGLRKLPGSSFIESVEKANNLR, encoded by the coding sequence ATGCTAGCAATAAGAGGTTTATCCAAGACTGCTGCTGCAAGGACCGACAAAATTGCGGCGCTTAAGCTGTGCAGGAGGTTATTGGGATTTGTTGCTGGTGCAAATTCTGGGTATAGTAGGCCATCTTATGTTGTTAAGTTTGCTGTGTTGTTCCAAAACTGCGCAGATGTGAGGTCTCTAAAGAAGCTCCATGCTCGCGTTCTCACGCTTGGACTTGGCAGGGATGTTACTCTTGGTTCTGAAATTCTGATTCGTTACGCCGGTCTAGGCATCCTGCCCATGACAAGCCTTTGTTTCCAAGGCTTTTTAAACAATGATCTTGCCCAGTGGAGTTCAGCCATGGTTGACATTTTTAGAGCTGGTTATGCAGAGGAAGTTATTCATTTGTACAGGGGATTGAAGCTGCGTCAGATTGGCTTGGATGAAAAAACTATTACTTTTGGGTTGAAAAGCTGCACTGAGCTCCGAAATTTGTTATTGGGTAAAGGAATGCATGCAGACTCACTGAAGCTTGGCCTCAGTAGGGATAAATTTGTTGGTTCTTCTCTTGTTGGGTTATACTCTAAGCTTGCCAGGATGGCTGATTCGCATAAGGTGTTTGAAGAGATTTTGGACAAGGATATTGTTTCTTACACCTCGATGATCACTGGTTATTCTGAAAATATGGATTCTACTTCTTGGAATGCATTTGAAATTGCCAGTGACATGCTGCAGAGCAACTTGGAAGTAAACCGTGTGACTCTGGTTAGCTTACTGCAAGTTGCTGGTAATTTGAGAGCAATTAGAGAAGGCAAATCAGTACATTGCTATTCCATAAGGAGGGGAATTGGTGTCTCAGATGAAGTTCTAGAGACCAGCCTTGTTCACATGTACACTCGATGTGGAGCTTACCAATTAGCATCTACTGTCTTGAAGAATTCGATGCAAGCTGTGGCTTCCTGGAATGCGTTGCTTGCTGGTCTTGTTCAAACCGGACAGAGTGGAAATGCAGTCCACCATTTCTCTGTCATGCTGCATGAGCATAAGGCAATTCCAGATTCTGTAACCTATGCAAATGTAATTTCTGCATGTGCTGAGCTACACAATTCTGGCTGTGCTGCCAGTGTTCATGCCTATCTAATTAGAAGATCCATTCCTCTAGATGTAGTTTTGGCCACAGCCCTTATCGAGGTATACTTCAAATGCACTAGAATTATGAGATCCAGGCATCTCTTCGATCAATTGATGGTTAAAGATGTTGTCTCCTATAACGCTATGATCTATGGTTATCTCCAAAGTGGCATGGCCAATGAAGCCATTACATTACTTAAAGAAATGATGGTACAATGTGTTGCACCGAATTCTGTGACTGTTCTTAGTCTGCTTGCAGCTATTGCTGATCACAAGGATCTTGTTAGAGGGAGGTGGATTCACGGATTTGCAATTAGGCATGGATTTTGTTCAGATGTTGACATTGCAAATCAAATTATACGTATGTATTCTTTCTGTGGAAAGATTGCAGCAGCAAGGATTGTATTTGCTTTGTTGGAAAAGAAAATTTTGATTTCATGGACAGCCATGATGATGGGATGCTTATTCTGTGGACATGGTAGTGAAACAGTTCgattattgcaattaatgcagcaaCATGGTGTGAAGCCTGATTCTGTCACTCTTATGGCTGCAGCTCAGGCTGCTTCTGAGCTTGGACATTTGAAAGGTGTAAAACAAATTCAATGTTTTGTCTACCGTGCCTTGTTGGAGAAAGATACAAAGACCGCAAATTCTATAAtaactgcatatgccaaatgtGGAAGGTTGGATTTATCTGTAGGTTTGTTCTTAAGTTTGGAAAACAGAGACCTAGATTCATGGAATGCTTTGATCAGTGCTTACGGGATGCATGGGTTTTATATTAAGGTGCTTGAAATGTTTAAGCTAATGGAAGAAGGAAACATTAATCCTGATGGGTTAACATTTTCCTCAGTGCTTTCTGCATGCAGTCATGCTGGACTAGTTAAGGAGGGTTTGCGTATTTTTCAGTCGATGACCTCTATGTATTCAGTTCTTCCACAGGAAGAGCATTATGGTTGCATTGTTGACTTACTGAGTCGAGCAGGGCATCTCGAAGAAGCATACAAGCTCATAAAGTTATCTACCTTAAATGACAGATCTAGTGTACTTTGTGCTTTGCTCTCTGCATGCAGAACTCATGGAAATACAATACTTGGACAGATTATTAGCGATGAGCTCCTTGAGCTCGAACAGAATCCAGGTACTTATGCTTTGATTTCAGAAGTATTTGCTCAGAAAGGACAATGGAATAAATCAGCTACTATAAGGAATATAGCAAACAAAAGTGGGTTGAGAAAACTTCCTGGTTCTAGTTTCATTGAATCAGTGGAGAAAGCTAACAATCTGCGTTAA